In bacterium, a genomic segment contains:
- a CDS encoding biotin/lipoyl-binding protein, translating to MNGNRRAFGTALVVAALIIISLHPASAQQSTVLVRVVISGEVLPLQLAKIGQAVKQGDPLVFLRGTSSGAAVPAAVASIDGRVVQVMVRPGDHVNIGDVVAVIQPQ from the coding sequence ATGAACGGCAACAGACGGGCCTTCGGGACCGCGCTGGTAGTGGCCGCACTCATCATCATATCGTTGCATCCGGCCAGCGCACAGCAGTCGACGGTTCTTGTTCGCGTTGTCATTTCCGGTGAAGTACTTCCGCTCCAGCTGGCCAAGATCGGGCAGGCCGTGAAGCAGGGGGATCCGCTGGTCTTCCTCCGGGGCACCAGTTCCGGGGCGGCGGTTCCGGCGGCGGTGGCGTCCATCGACGGCAGGGTGGTGCAGGTGATGGTGCGGCCGGGAGACCACGTCAACATCGGCGACGTTGTGGCTGTGATCCAGCCCCAGTGA
- the wecB gene encoding UDP-N-acetylglucosamine 2-epimerase (non-hydrolyzing), which translates to MVVFGTRPDAVKMAPVVKALRARPTEFVPVIVVTAQHREMLDQVLTLFAIVPDHDLGIMTGRQSLADITRRTLDGLSALLPRIAPDLVLVQGDAAPSFVGALAAFYQQIPVGHVEAGLRTADKYQPFPEEMYRRMTTVLADLHFAPTRAARDNLQREGVPAGRILVTGNTVIDALVDVARRNDPPADPRLDAVLRRPGRRIVLLTSHRRENWGEPQRRIFGAVRDLLDRFPDLDLVFPVHPNPVVSEPAHEILGRHPRAHLCAPVDYATNVACMKAATLILTDSGGIQEEAPALGRPVLVLRETTERPEGIAAGTARLVGTAGSRILREAVRLLTDRTAYARMSRARNPYGDGQAARRIVGGLRHHFGFTRNPPVEFAVGGSRGPSRPPRRRRA; encoded by the coding sequence ATGGTCGTGTTTGGGACACGGCCCGACGCCGTCAAGATGGCCCCGGTGGTCAAAGCCCTCCGCGCCCGCCCCACCGAGTTTGTCCCGGTTATTGTCGTCACGGCGCAGCACCGGGAGATGCTCGACCAGGTGCTGACCCTCTTCGCAATCGTCCCCGACCACGACCTCGGGATCATGACCGGGCGGCAGTCGCTGGCCGACATCACCCGCCGGACGCTCGATGGGCTGTCGGCGCTCCTCCCGCGGATCGCCCCCGATCTCGTCTTGGTGCAGGGGGATGCCGCTCCCAGTTTCGTCGGGGCCCTCGCGGCGTTCTACCAGCAGATCCCGGTCGGCCACGTCGAGGCGGGGCTGCGCACCGCCGACAAGTATCAGCCGTTCCCCGAAGAGATGTACCGGCGGATGACGACGGTGCTGGCGGACCTTCACTTCGCCCCCACCCGCGCCGCCCGGGACAACCTGCAGAGGGAGGGCGTGCCCGCCGGTCGCATCCTGGTGACGGGGAACACGGTGATCGACGCGCTGGTGGATGTCGCCCGCCGGAACGACCCGCCGGCAGACCCGCGGCTGGATGCGGTGCTGCGCCGGCCGGGGCGCCGGATCGTCCTGCTGACCTCGCACCGTCGGGAGAACTGGGGGGAGCCACAACGGCGGATCTTCGGCGCCGTGCGCGATCTGCTCGATCGGTTTCCCGATCTCGATCTGGTCTTTCCCGTCCATCCGAACCCGGTCGTCAGCGAGCCCGCGCACGAGATCCTCGGCCGCCACCCCCGGGCGCACCTGTGCGCGCCGGTGGATTATGCGACCAACGTGGCGTGCATGAAGGCGGCGACCTTGATCCTCACCGATTCGGGGGGAATCCAGGAAGAGGCGCCGGCCTTGGGCCGGCCCGTGCTGGTGCTTCGCGAGACGACCGAGCGCCCGGAGGGGATTGCCGCCGGCACCGCACGCCTCGTGGGGACCGCCGGGTCCCGCATCCTCCGGGAGGCGGTTCGGTTGCTCACCGACCGCACCGCCTATGCGCGGATGAGCCGGGCGCGGAATCCCTACGGGGACGGGCAGGCCGCACGGCGGATCGTGGGCGGGCTGCGTCACCACTTCGGATTCACGCGGAACCCCCCGGTGGAGTTCGCCGTAGGGGGGAGCAGGGGCCCCTCCCGCCCGCCGCGCCGGCGGAGGGCATAA